A region from the Salvia splendens isolate huo1 chromosome 15, SspV2, whole genome shotgun sequence genome encodes:
- the LOC121768943 gene encoding cytochrome P450 86A22-like, giving the protein MGVYGMLVGPVMDLSTAMMIVALVLAYLVWFRSTTRSLKGPKGPRLWPVLGSLPGLIQNNGRIHEWIADNLRACGGTYQTCIFALPYLAQKQGLVTVTCDPKNLEHILKVKFDNYPKGPTWQAVFHDLLGEGIFNSDGDTWLFQRKTAALEFTTRTLRQAMARWVSRTIKNRFCPILESAQLQGKPVDLQDLLLRLTFDNICGLAFGKDPQTLAPDLPENSFASAFDNATEASLHRFILPEFIWKFKKWLRVGMELSLSQSLRHVDSYLTNVINTRKLELSQQQESGAQHDDLLSRFMKKRETYSDKFLQQVALNFILAGRDTSSVALSWFFWLLTLNPAAEEKILIELCTVLKESRGGEIAKWLADPLVFEEVDRLVYLKAALSETLRLYPSVPQDSKHVIADDVLPDGTFVPAGSNITYSIYSSARMKFIWGEDCLEFKPERWLSEDEKKFEAKDQFKFVAFNAGPRICLGKDLAYLQMKSIAAALLLRHRLVVAKGHKVEQKMSLTLFMKDGLKVNVHPRDLTQIMDKIGKNGY; this is encoded by the coding sequence ATGGGAGTTTATGGTATGTTGGTGGGCCCGGTAATGGATTTATCAACGGCCATGATGATAGTAGCCTTGGTGTTAGCTTATCTCGTGTGGTTCAGATCGACCACGAGGTCTTTAAAAGGGCCCAAGGGGCCGCGGCTGTGGCCCGTTTTAGGCAGTCTCCCGGGCCTAATCCAGAACAATGGCCGCATCCACGAGTGGATCGCCGATAACCTCCGAGCCTGCGGCGGAACCTACCAAACCTGCATTTTCGCCCTCCCGTACCTGGCTCAGAAGCAAGGGCTCGTGACGGTCACGTGCGACCCCAAAAACCTAGAGCACATTTTGAAGGTTAAGTTCGACAATTACCCCAAGGGCCCCACCTGGCAGGCTGTGTTCCATGACCTGCTCGGCGAGGGCATCTTCAACTCAGATGGAGACACGTGGCTGTTCCAGCGTAAGACCGCCGCACTGGAATTCACCACCCGCACGCTGAGGCAAGCCATGGCGCGCTGGGTCAGCCGGACTATTAAGAACCGCTTCTGCCCGATTCTCGAATCGGCTCAGCTCCAGGGCAAGCCGGTCGATCTCCAGGACCTCCTGCTTCGGCTCACTTTTGACAACATATGCGGCTTGGCTTTTGGGAAGGATCCTCAAACCCTGGCTCCGGACCTCCCCGAAAACAGCTTCGCCTCCGCCTTTGACAATGCCACGGAGGCGTCACTGCACCGGTTCATTCTACCCGAGTTTATTTGGAAGTTTAAGAAATGGCTGCGGGTCGGAATGGAGCTCAGCTTGAGCCAGAGCCTGAGACACGTGGACAGTTACTTGACCAATGTGATTAATACACGTAAGCTCGAGCTGAGTCAGCAGCAGGAGAGCGGGGCCCAGCACGACGACCTGCTATCGAGGTTTATGAAAAAGAGGGAAACATACAGTGATAAATTTCTGCAACAAGTTGCTCTTAATTTCATCCTCGCCGGCCGAGACACTTCGTCGGTGGCGCTCAGCTGGTTCTTCTGGCTGCTCACGCTCAATCCGGCGGCGGAGGAGAAGATCCTAATCGAGCTCTGCACGGTCCTCAAGGAGTCTCGCGGCGGCGAAATCGCCAAGTGGCTGGCCGATCCGCTGGTGTTCGAGGAGGTCGATCGGCTGGTGTACCTCAAGGCGGCGCTGTCGGAGACGCTGAGGCTCTATCCATCGGTTCCGCAGGACTCGAAGCATGTGATCGCCGACGATGTGTTGCCGGACGGCACGTTCGTGCCGGCGGGATCGAATATCACATACTCGATCTACTCGTCGGCGAGGATGAAGTTCATTTGGGGAGAAGATTGCCTCGAATTCAAGCCGGAGAGGTGGTTATCGGAGGATGAGAAGAAGTTCGAAGCCAAGGATCAGTTCAAATTCGTGGCGTTTAATGCGGGGCCGAGGATATGCCTGGGGAAGGATCTGGCGTATCTGCAGATGAAGTCGATCGCGGCGGCGCTGCTGCTCCGCCACCGCCTCGTGGTGGCGAAGGGGCACAAAGTGGAGCAGAAGATGTCTCTGACGCTGTTCATGAAGGACGGGCTAAAGGTAAATGTGCATCCTAGGGATTTAACCCAAATTATGGACAAAATTGGGAAAAACGGATATTGA